A single Mercenaria mercenaria strain notata chromosome 9, MADL_Memer_1, whole genome shotgun sequence DNA region contains:
- the LOC123545006 gene encoding zinc finger protein 862-like: MYCRLCQKHKTKGLNGSEVWSQIGCRSLRLDKVTTHENSDQHQSAVKLETESQLSIEQSFSDRTPLNEKEFEAVVCATKVVHFLVKHNIPHTTVYEEFIKFAVEELKSPILANLSRSKNAKYTSQTTADELLSAMSQDIEETLRKRVTSSPAYSVMTDEATDIANRKHLAFCVKYVDSETGDVNVDFIKDVQVDDGKAETIFSETKVLVEEDLKFESFVGFGSDGCNTMVGKKSGVSTRLKEIKPDLITVHCHNHRLALAAKNSFESIKEFRDTDEVLSGVYKYYKSSGNRTRSLEKLQNILDESDTKRIKQVAHTRWLSHLDAVTSLRDTYPAVLMDLENCEQSGNDRVRIGSGPSASGLSKKLKCYQTVHIIHFLCDALRPVTQLALTFEKNSVDLSVIKPRMDAAVSTLRKLQTSDGISLKKAEKLMTDFNITPTEEQMNHVKQAEHKFIDNLIDNIEMRLENIDIIDSMAVFTMQNTECFAGNDEIEILAHHFGLDIDQCLLEWDQLKNVVRDIDNGNIDCPSSLVKTISSLKNTAGDIFPSIEKMCAAAAVLPLSTAEVERVFSDVNRTVTDIRNRLKVETTNKLLLVHKGDKYLDFERTVRLWHKQKPRRINI; this comes from the coding sequence ATGTACTGTCGTCTGTGCCAGAAACACAAAACAAAGGGGCTCAACGGTAGTGAGGTTTGGTCACAAATAGGCTGTCGCAGTCTCAGGCTTGATAAAGTTACAACACATGAAAACTCGGACCAGCATCAGTCAGCAGTGAAACTAGAGACCGAGAGTCAGTTAAGTATTGAACAGTCTTTCAGTGATAGGACTCcattaaatgaaaaagaatttgaaGCCGTAGTTTGTGCTACAAAAGTGGttcattttcttgtaaaacacAATATTCCACACACAACAGTTTATGAGGAATTTATTAAGTTTGCAGTGGAGGAACTAAAAAGCCCAATTCTTGCTAATCTGTCTCGCAGCAAGAATGCGAAGTATACAAGTCAAACCACCGCTGATGAACTTCTTTCTGCTATGTCACAGGATATTGAGGAAACATTAAGAAAGCGCGTCACATCTAGTCCAGCATACTCAGTTATGACAGATGAAGCAACAGACATTGCCAATAGGAAACATCTGGCCTTTTGTGTAAAATATGTAGATTCTGAAACAGGTGATGTGAATGTGGACTTTATTAAAGATGTTCAGGTTGATGATGGAAAGGCAGAGACAATTTTCAGTGAAACCAAGGTGCTTGTTGAGGAAGATCTGAAGTTTGAATCATTTGTAGGCTTTGGTAGTGATGGATGCAACACAATGGTCGGGAAAAAATCTGGTGTGTCAACCCGTTTGAAGGAAATTAAACCGGACCTTATAACTGTACACTGTCACAATCACAGACTTGCACTTGCAGCCAAGAACAGCTTTGAATCCATCAAAGAATTTAGAGACACTGACGAAGTGCTATCTGGTGTGTATAAGTACTACAAATCTTCAGGTAACCGGACACGATCACTGGAAAAACTTCAGAACATTCTAGATGAAAGTGATACTAAACGCATCAAACAAGTGGCACACACCAGATGGCTGTCCCATCTTGACGCAGTAACCTCACTCAGGGATACATATCCAGCAGTGCTGATGGATTTAGAAAACTGTGAACAATCCGGAAATGATCGTGTAAGGATAGGTTCTGGGCCATCTGCTAGTGGACTGAGTAAGAAGTTAAAGTGTTACCAAACTGTGCATATTATTCACTTCCTGTGTGATGCACTCAGACCTGTCACACAGTTAGctttaacatttgaaaagaacagTGTTGACCTATCCGTCATCAAACCACGAATGGATGCTGCCGTCAGTACATTAAgaaaacttcaaacttcagatgGAATCAGCTTGAAGAAGGCAGAGAAACTTATGACAGACTTTAACATCACCCCGACTGAAGAACAAATGAACCATGTGAAACAAGCTGAGCATAAATTCATTGACAATCTCATTGATAACATTGAAATGCGTCTAGAGAACATTGATATCATTGACAGCATGGCTGTCTTCACTATGCAGAACACAGAATGCTTTGCTGGTAATGATGAAATTGAAATACTGGCCCATCACTTTGGATTAGATATAGATCAGTGCCTTCTAGAGTGGGACCAGCTGAAAAATGTGGTCAGAGACATTGATAATGGTAACATTGACTGTCCCTCCTCTTTAGTAAAGACAATTAGCAGTTTGAAAAACACTGCTGGTGACATCTTCCCTTCCATTGAAAAAATGTGTGCAGCTGCAGCTGTCCTTCCACTCAGCACTGCTGAAGTTGAACGAGTTTTTTCAGATGTGAATAGAACAGTGACTGATATAAGGAATCGTTTGAAGGttgaaacaacaaacaaactgttGCTAGTTCACAAAGGTGACAAATACCTTGACTTTGAAAGAACAGTCAGATTGTGGCATAAGCAGAAGCCCCGTAGAATTAATATTTAA